GCGCAGCCTCCAGTTCGCGCGTCAACTGCTCGTACAGCGCGCGTTCGTGCGCGGCGTGCGCGTCGATGACCCACAGGTCACCTTCGCCCTGGGCCAGCAGGTACAACTCCTGATAAATGCCGACCAGCGTCAGTTCAGGAAAATTCCGGGCGTTGACGGGCGCCCCCGTTTCCGGAGCGGCGCTCAGGGCGGGGGCCAGGCGTGCCAGCGGGTGCTCGGCCAGCGCGGCGGCCACGGCCTCACGCACGCGGGCACTCACGCCGGGCAGATCTGCCAGGGCCACCACCTGCTTGGCCGGGTGGACATTCGGGTTGTGGTCTTCAGGGGCGACCGACAGGTCCAGCACGCACAGCGGCGCCACCCCGGCCGGCAGCAGCTCCGCAAAGCCTTCAATGACGGCCCTTTCCAGTTCGGGCGGCGCCTGAATGGGCCGGCCGTTGACGCTGAAGTGCATGCGGTCACGCCGGGCGCGGGTCAGCTCCGGGCGCGACACCACGCCCCGGACGCCGCCCTGGTGGACATTCAGCACGCGGTTGGCACTCAGTGCACCGTACACGCTGGCCACGGCCCCCCGGTGGTCGGCGGGGGCGTGGGTCAGGCGGGCTTCGCCGTCCACCGTCAGTTTCCAGTGCAGCCCCGGGTGGTGCAGCACGTAGCGCCCCACCAGCGTGGTGATTTCCCGCGCCTCGGTATTCGGGCTGGCCTGCGTGCGCAGCCGCGCGGGCAACCCGGCGAAAAGGTGGCGCACCTGAACCGTCGTCCCGGCCGGCGCCGAGGTGCGCGACACCGTGATGTGCTCGCCGTGCGCCAGCACCTCTGAGGCGCCCACCTGGGCCGCGGGCCGGGTCACCAGCCCCAACTCGCCCGCCTGCGCCGCCGCCCACAACGCCTCTCCACGAAAGCCCAGTGTGGTCACGTGATCCACGGCCCGGATGTCCGGTTGCAGTTTGCTGGTGGCGTGCCGCACCGCCGCGAGCTGCACCGAATCGGCGGGAATACCGCAGCCGTTGTCGCGCACCTGCACCAGTTTCAGGCCTCCGCCCGCAAGCTCCACTTCAATGCGGGTCGCCCCGGCGTCCAGCGCGTTTTCGACCAGTTCGCGCACCACGTCCAGCGGGCGCGACACCACCTCGCCCGCCGCGATCAGGCGCGCCACGTGGGCGGGCAGAACATGAATAGCTGGGGCCACCTGCGTCATTCTGTTCACAGCATATCAAGTAGGCGAGGCCGGGAATGTGGTCGGAGAAAGCCCGGCAGACCTGCACGCAGGCGGACAGTTACTGCCCTCCTGTTTCTCTTCTGCGCCATCACCACAAATCTTTTCCAACCCCCTTACGCCTCCAGCAATTCCACCTGCCGGCCGTCCGGGTCCTGCACGAAGGCCATGTCACGTCCGCCGGGGCTGGGTTGCAGGTCGCGGGTGACGTTCACGCCTGCGGCCCGGAGCTGGGGCAGCAGGTCGCGCAAACCGGTGACGTAAACGGCGATGTGCTCGGGCCAGTGCGGGTGAACCTGCGGGGTTTCGCCTGCGATCTGGAAGAACTGGAGTTTGCCTTCGCCCAGCCGCAGCACACCCCGGCGATACCCTTCATGCGTCAGGATGTCCTTTTCGGTCACGCCGCCCAGCCGCCCGTAAAAGGCGAGGGTGGCGCTCAGGTCGCGGGTGATGAAGGAGACGTGCTTGAGCATGCGCTCAGGGTAACGTGGAGAGGCAGAAAATAAAAAACCCGCCTTCTCTGGCGGTGATAATAAAAAGATAGCCCGTTATGCGCGAAAAGTCAAATTCATGCGCCGCATCGAAAAAAGTGTGTGTCAGCGCCGGAAATGACAAGAGCCTGAGAGCTGGCGCTGCATAAGACCTCTCCCCTATCCTGGGGCATGTTCCTGCTGCGCCCTCCGACACCGGCCCAGACCGAACAGTTCCTGACGGCACAGCGGGCGCTGAAGGCCACCAGTTACCGTGAACTCTGCGCGACCCGTGAGGGACAGTGCCCGGTGGGCTACCTGTCCGATCAGCACCGCTTCGTGCTGGGCGCCGGAGAGGCGTACTTCCGGCGGGCGGTGGCGGCCCTGCGCTCGTGGCAGGTCTTCGAGACGCCTTGGGTGACCCTGCTGAACCCGGACGCGCCGTTCGAGGTGGGCGCCACGCTGGCGCTGCTGGTGCGCCACCTGGGGTTTTACAGCCTGATCGGCAACCGCGTGGTGTACCTGCTCGACGAGGAGCGCCGGGTGGGGTTCGGGTACGGCACGTTGGAAGGGCACGCGTTCGCGGGCGAGGAACGTTTTGTGGTGGAGTGGTTGCCGACCGGTGAAGTGGTGTTCGAGCTCTTCGCGTTCTCGCGCCCGGCCCTGCCGCTGGCACGGGTGGGGCAGCCGGTGGTGCGGCGGTTTCAGGCGGCAGGTGCGGCGCAGTACGGCGCAGCGATGGTGCGGGCGGTGCAGGGGCCTGAAGCGTCTCCTCATGATCCAGATGGGGGAAACGCTTCCAGCATGCCCTGAACTACACTCTGGGCATGACCTCACCAGCCACAGTCACCACGGCCGCGCCGGAGTGGTACAAGAGCGCCGTTTTCTACGAGCTGTCCGTGCGCACCTTCGCCGATGGCAACGGTGACGGGAAAGGCGATTTTCCGGGCCTGACCGCCAAGCTGGATTACCTCAAGAACCTGGGCGTGGACGTGCTGTGGCTGCTGCCTTGGTTTCCCAGCCCGCTGCGCGACGACGGGTACGACGTGGCCGATTACCGGGGCATTCACCCCGACCTGGGCACGCTGGAGGACTTCAAGACCTTCCTGGCCGAAGCGCACGGGCGCGGCCTGCGGGTGATCGGCGACCTGGTGACCAACCACACCTCAAGTGATCACGCCTGGTTTCAGGAGGCGCGCAAAGGCCCGAAACTGCCCGACGGCAGCGACAACCCGTACTTCGACTACTACGTCTGGAGCGACACCGGCAGCGAGTACGGCGAGGCGCGAATCATCTTTGTGGATACCGAGACCAGCAACTGGACGAGGGACGAGCAAAGCGGCCGGTTTTACTGGCACCGCTTTTTTTCCAGTCAACCCGACCTGAACTACGACAACCCGAAGGTGGTGGAGGAGTTGCTCTCTGCCGCGCGCTTCTGGCTGGATCTGGGCCTGGACGGCTTCCGGGTCGATGCCGTGCCGTACCTGATCGAGCGCGAGGGCACCAACTGCGAGAACCTGCCCGAAACGCACGACATCCTGAAGAAGATGCGCCGCATGGTGGACGCCGAGTACCCGGGCCGCCTGCTGCTGGCCGAGGCCAACCAGTGGCCGGAGGACGTGGCGCAGTACTTCGGCACCGAGGAAGACCCCGAGTTTCACATGTGCTTCAACTTCCCGGTGATGCCGCGGCTGTACATGAGCCTGAAAAAGGAGGACACCACCTCCATCCGCGAGATCATGGGCCGCCTGCCCCAGATTCCCAGTTTCGGGCAGTGGTGCACCTTCCTGCGCAATCACGACGAACTGACGCTGGAAATGGTCACCGAGGAGGAACGCGCCTTCATGTACGCCGCCTACGCGCCGCAGGCGGAAATGAGGATGAATGTCGGCATCCGCCGCCGCCTGACGCCGCTGCTCGACAATGACCGCCGCCGGATTGAATTGCTCAATAGTGTGCTGCTGGCCCTGCCCGGCAGTCCCATCCTGTATTACGGCGACGAGATCGGCATGGGCGACAACATCAGCCTGTTCGACCGCAACGGCGTGCGCACCCCCATGCAGTGGAATGCGGGCCTGAACGGCGGGTTCTCCACCGCTGCGCGAGAAGCGTGTTTCTTTCCGCCCATCGACGACATGGTCTACGGTTTCGAGCGGGTGAACGTGGTCGCCGCCGAGAGAGACCCCGGCAGCCTGCTGCACTGGACGTCGCGCATCCTGGGCCTGCGCCGCCAGTACCCGACCTTCGCCACCGGCGACCTGCACTTCATCGACACCGACAACCGGGCCGTACTGGCCTTCGTGCGCCAGGATCAGAATGCCACGCTGCTGATCGTCAGCAATTTTGCGGCCACGCCCCAGAGTGTCACCCTGAACCTGGCCCAGTTTGCCGACAAAACCCCCATGACGCTGGCGGGCGGTTCCAATTTCCCGGCCATTCCGCAGGACGGGGGGTACACGCTGGCGCTGGGCCGGCACGATTACTACTGGCTCAAACTGGACTGAGCCGGGTTTGAAGGCAGTGCTGAACGCTGGAGTCTGAATACAGGGACAAAGCCCGCAGAAGGGCCGAAAGACCGGTCACGTCAACCTGAATTGATGGATTTAATTTTTCCGCTGTGGGTGTGCCTATCCTGTCTGGCACACCTGTATTTCTTTCCTGGCGGTCGCCATAAGCCGTGTCTTCTACACGCCTGACACGGCCCGCCAGCGCGTTACCGACCTTGCGCGTGCCGCACAGGTTTGGCGCCCAGAGGGCGGCACAGAGCGGGGACACAGACTTTCCGGCCCTGGTCGACAAAGACCCCAGTACCGGCAGCAGCGAAGCGGGCCTGACTGTCACTCCGGCCGCCTACTTGAACGCCAATGACACCCTCAGCGGGAAATTCAGCAGCAGTCCAGCCAGGTCGTGAGCCGGGCCGGGAACACGGCCAACTTCATGGCGCAGCCTGGTCAACCTGGGCCACAGCGGCCCTACGCATTTTCACACCCGCGCAGATGGCGCTTGCCTGGAACGAGTTGACTGCCTGGGTGCACAGGGGCATGCCCCTATCAGGCGGGCTGAACATCACGAAACGCTAAACCCCGGCGGCGCGGCCAGGGGCGTACCCTGCGGCATGACCATCAAGGCGCTGTTCTGGGATATCGGCGGGGTGCTGCTGACCAACGGCTGGGACCGCGAGCAGCGGGCTGACGTGATCGCCCGTTACGGGCTGGACGCCACCGACTTTACCGAGCGGCACAAACTGGCCGTGCCGGAACTGGAGCTGGGCCGCATGACCCTCGACGAGTACCTGAGTCAGGTGGTGTTCTGCACGCCGCGCGAGTTTTCGCGTGAGGATTTCCGGGCCAGCATGGAGGCCGAGAGCCAGCCGAAGGAAGAGGTGCTGGCCCTGGCGCGTGAACTGGGCGGGCGCCACCGCATGTATTCGCTGAACAACGAAGGGCACGACCTGAACGAGTACCGCATCCGCACTTTCGCATTGCATGATTTCCTGCTGGGGTTTTTCACGTCGTGTTACCTGGGTGTCATGAAGCCCAACCCCGCCATTTACCGCCTGGGTCTGCACCTGGCGCAGGTCTCTCCCGCCGAAGCGGTCATGATCGACGACCGCATTCAGAATGTGGAGGCGGCGCGCTCGGTGGGCATGCAGGCGGTGCAGTACATCAACGCGGCGCAACTGCGCGACGAACTGGCAGCACTGGGCATCCACTGAAGCCCATTCAGACGGCAGTCAGGGCAGTGTGCTGCACTGGGCCATGACCGCAACCTGGCGAAACCTGCTGGCTTTTGTGCTCGGCTGCACCGCCGTGGCGCTCGGTTTCTGGGGGGTGCTGCAAGGGGTCAAACTGCACCACCTGCTTCCCCTGTTGGGTCTCCCGGCAGGGGCGGTTCTGCTGCTGGCAGCCTTCCGGATTTCCCTCAGCGAGTCAACGCCAGGGGCCAGAGACGCGGACAGGTGAAATTCACATCCCGGCGGAGTACAAGTGAAGGCATGCGTCCTGTACCTGTCCTGCTGACGGCTTTACTGCTGGCTGTGCCTGCTTCAGCCGCGGGCGTAGGGCTTCGTTCATTGCTCACCGGCAGCGGCGGTCAGCTGCGGGCCGGCGGGAATTCGTTCGTGGTGGTCAAACGCACCAGTGACCTCAAGCGCTTCGAGCTGGGTGTCATCGTGGCGAACCGGGCCGGCGACCGGGTGCTTGATCTGATTCTGGCCGTCAAGCGCCCGACCCTTTCCCCCAGTGAACTTGACTTGCTCAGGGGAAACGCCGCTTACGCCGCCACGCGCTGCTTTGGGCTGGACGCCACCCAGCTTCCGGTCTTCAACGCATGGATCACGCAGCAGAATGCCGGGGCGGGCCAGCGGGTCAGCGCCACCTTCGGCAAGGTAACGGCCATTTATGTGCGCCAGAACAAACCCGCCGCGCCGTACACCACCGTGGAGCTGTACCGCGAGGCCGACCGGCCCGGCATGGGGGCCTGGGTCAACTACTGCACCCGCTGACTGGCGCCAGTCTTTAGGTTTTTAACCCAGTTCGGCTTCCTGCACGATATGCAGAACGCGCTCGCGGATCTGGCGTTCCTCGCGCAGGTAACGCTGGGCGCTCATCTGCACGCCGATGCTGGCGACCACCTGATCGCCGTGGTGGTAGGGCACACCCAGAGTGCACTGCCCCGGAATCCATTCCTCGATGCTGTAGGCGTACCCCAGGCGGCGCACGCGGGCCACTTCGGTCTTCCATTCGTCCAGGGTGGTGATGCTGCTTTGCGTGCAGGCCTCGAAGGTGCTGGGGGTAATGTCGTTGAAGGCGTACAGCAGTTTGCCGCTGGCGGTGGCAGTGGCCGGCAGGTAGATGTCGAGCGGCAAGTCGATGTCCGCGTCGGGGTGGCGCTCGCGGATGGCGGCGACCACGTCCTCGCCTTCCAGCAGGCACAGGAAAGCCACGGATTTGACTTCCAGAGCCAGGCGCGTGATCAGGGCGCGGGCATCCTGGAACCACGGCAGCGCGGCCGTCAGTTGTGCACCCATCTCACTGATGTGCCAGGACAGGCGGTACTTGCCGTGTGGGGTGCGGCGCAGGAACCCGGCTTCGGTCAGGCCGGCCAGGTAGGCGTGCGCGGTGGCGCGGGGAACATCGAGGTGCGCGGCGAGGGCACGCACACCCCACTCGGGCTGGTCGGCGCTGAAGGCACCGAGGATGGTGGAGGCTTTCTGCAAGGACAGCACCCGTCCAGCCTACAGGGACACAGCGCGATTGTATAGCCCAGGCGTGCCCGTAGGTTCAGCTGCGCCACACCTCATCCGTCACGTCCGTCTAGGAATCATGCAGTTTATTAAGCCAGAAGAAAGCAATTCATTAAGACAAAACGCCACCGCCCAGAGCCAGGGTAGTCGTGAAATGAGTTTTCTCGATTACTGAGATTAAGGTTGTCCATTATACTGTCGTCCATGCAGTCCCCTCAGATGCCGCTCACGTCCTCAGGACTACTGACGGACATTGGGCGGCAAAGAATCGGGGGGGTTAATCAAGACGCCGGTATGGCCCTGGACTTGCCCCGGGGCGGGCTGTACGCCGTAGCAGATGGCATGGGCGGCCACGCCGCTGGGGAACTGGCCGCCAACCTGGCGCTCGATACCCTGACGCAGAACTACCTGGAAGGCCGGGGCCAGCCGCCCGAACGCCTGGCCGAGGCGGTGCAGGCCGCCAATCTGGCTGTGATCCGGCACGCCGTGGGCGAGTCCGTCGGTATGGGCACCACCCTGCTGGCCATCCTGATCGACGGCGGCGCGGCCCTGGTGGCGCACGTCGGCGATTCCCGCGCCTACCTGCTGCGCGACAACGAACTGCTGCGCCTCACCGACGATCACTCCTGGGTGGCCGAGCAAGTACGTCTGGGGTTCCTGACCGAGGAAGAAGCGCACGAGCACCAGTGGAAAAGCGTGGTAAACAATGCCCTGGGCGGCGAGGAGCGCGTCAGGTTGGAACTGTTCGGGCTGCCCGTGAAGGCCGGTGACCGCCTGCTGATTTGCAGTGATGGCCTTAGCGGCGTGGTGGCAGAACCTGAACTGCTGCGTTTCCTGAGCCGCCGCGACGCGCCTGAAACCGTCACGCGCCTGCTGGTGGACGCTGCGAACGACGAGGGTGGCCCCGACAACATCACGGCCGTGATCGTGGATGTCATGCGCACCCTGCCGCTGCCCCGTTACGCCCTGCCCCCCCGCACGCCAGACGGGCCGGAGTACGTGGACGTCCTGCTGACTGCCCGGCGCGGCAGCAGCCTGGTGACGTACCTGATCCTGACCCTGGTGTACTTCACTCTGCTGGGCATGATCCTGATTCCCGAGCATCGCACGCTAATCGGCCTGCTGGGACTGCTGCTGCTGGCCGTGATCGTCTTTCTTCAGGGGAGGGTGCAACGCGGCCTGGTGGCCGCCCGGAGTACCCGCCCGGCGGTGGCCCTCAAGCGCGTCGGCACCTCCCTGCGTTCAGACCCCGACCCCCCGGAACGCAAGTTGAACTGACTCTCGCCTGCCCAGGGTGCAGTGCTCCGTGAAACCCCCGGGCCGCGTGCCCTGAACCCTTCCGGGCATTACAGTACGGTCATGAAAGAAATTATCCAGACGGACACCGCGCCCGCCGCCATTGGCCCCTACAGTCAGGCCGTGAAGGTGGGGCACCTGCTGATCACCAGTGGACAGATTCCCCTGACCCCCAGCGGCGACCTGGTGGCGGGAGGCATTGCCGAGCAGACCGGGCAGGTCATGCGTAACCTCGAAGCCCTGTTGGCCGCCGCTGGCAGCGACCTGAACCGCGTGGTCAAGACTACCGTGTTCCTGGCCGACATGAACGAATTCGCCGCCATGAACGCCGTGTACGAGCAGCATTTCACCGCACCGTACCCGGCCCGCAGCACTGTGCAGGTCGCCCGCCTACCGCGCGACGTACGCGTCGAAATTGAAGTGATCGCCGACCTGAGCTAAGTCGGCTGAAGCCAGAACGCCCCGGTGAAAAGCCCGGAAGCTTTCTGGTCTGGCGCATAGAATAGGGGGTTTGTGCCTTCCGTCTCGACGCTAGGCCCCCATTCGTGGCATTGTGCTGGGGTGTTTGTCCTACCTGTTCGCTTCGAGCGAAGTCCCAAATTGCACAGCATGCTCAGCGAGCAGGACTACCCGGTGGGTACGCGCGTGGTCGTGCAGGGCAAACGCGGCCCCGAAGTCGCCACCGTGCGCGGCCAGGCCAGCCCACCCGACCCCAAAGGCCGTTACGGCGCGTTGCTGCGGGCCGCCAGCCCGGAGGAACTGAACCGCTGGGAAGACCTGCACCGGCAGGGCGAGGACTTGAAGTGGCTGCTGCGGGCCCGGGCCCGCGAACGCCGCCTGCCCGTGAAACTGGTCGCGGTGGAGTTCACGTTGGACGAGAGCCTGGTGACCATCAGTTACAGCGCCGACGAACGCATCGAGCTGGGGCCACTTATCGCCGAGTTGCGCGAACACACCCGCGCCCGCGTGAACTTTGCCGCCATCGGCCCGCGTGAGCAGGCGCAGATGCTGGGCACCCTGGGCGCGTGCGGCCGCGAGAATTGCAGCAGCACGCACCTTCAGGATTTCGCGCCGGTCAGTATCCGCATGGCCCGCGACCAGCAACTGCCGCTAAACCCTGAAAAACTCAGTGGGCCGTGCGGGCGACTGCTGTGCTGCCTGCAGTTCGAGCACACCCAGTACCTGGAACTGCTCAAGGATTTGCCACGCAAGAACGCCCGCGTGTGTCATGAAGGCAGCGGCGCCTGCGGGAAGGTCACCAAACTTCACCCGCTGAAAGGCACCGTCGACATACATACCGAGCAGGGGCCGGTGTACGACCTGCCCGCCAGTGAATTGAAACGCGCGACTGACACTCCAGCCAGCCACCCTGGCAAAAGCCGCGCCGAAAGCCCTTCAGAGTCAGAAAGATAGTCCGCCTGACGGGCCAGGCTCGACGCTATACAAAAGCGGCACCCTGGGCATTGACGACTGAACAGTGGGCGGAGCCATACGGCGTCAGTCGTCAATGTTCGTGGTTCCGCTTCTTCCCATACCTGAGAAGGTGGAAGAGTCCTCTGTGCTGTCGGGTACTTGGATTAGAGATTCAGCGACAGCCAGTCAAAATCTAACGATTCAGGATCAACGCCATTCGTAGGATTTCACACAGATGCCACTGACCGTGAAAATCATCGCGTACAGCGCAGTCAAGCGACTGACGCAGAGAACAAATAAGAAAGGTGAGAGAAAGAAAGCCATATAAACGGAATCCAAGGCCTTCTTCCTTCACACTCATGACCTATCTAACCAGCAGTTTTACTAGCGAACCCGCAGGAGATTATTTAGGCGCGCTAGAAATGCCGAACAGGAACGTGGACGTCTGTGTGGTCGGCCCCCACTGGTACCCGATGGTCGGCCCGATCAGGACGGGCAGGCGCTTATCGTAAATCAGGATGTCCCCACGCAGATAGGTGTAGTCGCCCGTCCAGTTACGGGTGGCGCGAATGCGGAAGCCGCCCAATCCGGTGTTCTGGTTAGGGTTAATCGGCGTCCTGAGCAGCAGGCTGCCATTCGTCTCCTCGTAACGGGCGAAGTTGAAGTCCGGAATGGCCACCTTACCGAACGCGAAACGTTCAAGGTGTGAGACATCCAGCAGCAGCGTACGGCTGGGATTATAGGTGGCCCCAAAGGTCAGATCCACGCTGGTCTGCGCGGTGGACTGCGCCGGGAAAGTGTACAGCCGTGCGGTGGCCACGCCGCGCACCGAGGTTGCCGGGTTCAGTTTCAAGGTATCCCTGGCGGTCACTTCCGACTGCGTGTAGGGAGCAACGACACCCTTTTGCTCGGCGATACCCACATTGTTCAGGACGCGCACCTTGTTATTCGCCACCGTGAAGGCGTACCCGACGGAGACCTTGGAATGATAGCCCGCGCCCTGCCATTTGGCGCTCCACTGTACACCCGTGTAGGGATCGTAGGTCATTTCCGCACGGGGAATCCCTGTTTTGGCGGTCGCGCCGTTATCAAACACACCAGCTGCGATCAGGACACCCTGGTAACGGGTGAAGAGGTTGTATTCCCAGTAATTGGGGCGTTTGGCCAGTGTGAAGCGAATGTCCTGCGTCAGCGGCAGTGGGAAGGCCCTTATCCCAAAGCCGTCGGACGGCGTAACCAGCACAGTCGTGGAGCCGAAACGCGAAAAGTAGTTGGGGGGAAACTTGGCGGCGAAGGCCTCCAATCCCGAAGGCTGGGGGGCTGACGCGGGGGTCACCGAACTTTGCGCTAGGGCACCCCCGCTCAACAGAGTCAGGGTGAGGAGCTTGTGTCCCAAGGACAAGCGGTTAGTAGTGAGGAGTTGAGTCATAAGCCACGTATACTATAACTTTGTTAACCGTTCACTTTTCCAGTTCAACAGTCAAAATTACTTCTACACTTTTTTACGCCCAACTCATTTTCGAGTCATGAGAAACTTGAGGCACGAAATCTCACTTCCCTACAAACTGATATTTTTGCGCATCTATAAGTCTTCTTCACTGTCTACAGGAAAAGAAAGAGTAATATCTTACAATCCGCTCGTACACCAAGGCAGTTTGCAAGGCCCGTCTATGATGCCTTGGTGGGGTCGATTACCGACCAGAATAAAAAGTCGAGAGAGACAGGTTCCTCGACTCTTCGTCAGCTTTACTTGTCTGCTGGGAAAAAGCACCACAGCATAGAAAAAGACCTGAGCTGAACGCTTGGTCGTCCGTCGTGCAGCCGATGACCTCAGCCCGTGGTGTTGAACTTGTTTTCTGGAATCATGTCGGCGAGTAAAAGCCGAACGGTCTGGCTGTCGTTCCGGCGGGCACCCTCGACCAGACGGGTCAACTCGTGTTGCAAAATATTCGGATTGACCTGCTGTAGGTTCGCGCTGAAAATCTCGCTGTGGCTGGTGGCGCTGGTACCCTCGCCGCTGGTCAGCAGTTCCTCGTACAGCTTCTCGCCAGGACGAATGCCGCTGTAGACGACATCCACGTTCCTGGCCCCACTGAGGCGGATCACGTCATGTGCCAGATCGGAAATCTTGACTGGCTCACCCATGTTGAGCAGGTACACCTTGCCGTTTTCCGCGAGCCCTCCGGCCTGGAGCACCAGTCGGGCTGCCTCGGGAATAGTCATGAAGTACCGCACCATGTCGGGGTGGGTCACGGTAATCGGGCCTCCCATCCGAATCTGCTCCATGAAGGTCGGCACTACGCTGCCGCGGCTGCCCAGCACATTCCCGAAACGCACCGACACCAGGGCCTGATGCACATTGGCACGCGCGGCCCCGGCTGCCACCACCATCTCGGCGACTCGCTTGGACGCCCCCATCACGCTGGTGGGATTGACCGCCTTATCGGTGGACACATTCACCAGCCGCGTCACACCGTACTTCAGCGACAGCTCCACGATGTTCTGGGTGCCCACCACATTGTTGAGGATGGCCTCCGAGGGTGTCTGTTCCATCAAGGGCACGTGCTTGTGGGCCGCCGCGTGAAACACCACTTCCGGGCGATACTCAGCAAAAACCGCTTCCAGCCGGGCCAGATCCCGCACATCGCCGATCAGACCAATGTGTTTGATTTCAGGCCAGTGGCGCACCAGTTCCTGCTGAATGGAAAAAATGCTGTTTTCACCACGCCCGAACAGCAGCAGGGTGGCCGGGCCGAATGGCACCAGCTGACGTACGATTTCCGAACCGATGCTGCCTCCCGCCCCCGTCACCAGAATGACGCGGCCCTTCAGGTAACTGGCGATTTCGGACGTATTTAACTTGACTGGAGGGCGGCGCAGCAGATCTTCCAGATTCACCTCACGAATCTGGCTGATATTCACGTCCCCGCTCAGAATTTCGAATACTCCTGGGATAATGCGGTAACGCACCTGGGCTTCACGTGACAGGTCAACCACCCGCCGCACGAACTCACCCGAGGCGGAAGGAACGGCAATCAGCACTTCTTCTGCCTGCTCGCGCTGCACGACCGCCAGCAGGTCACTCACCTGCCCAAAGACTGGCAGGCCCACCACGCGTTGCCGCTGTTTCAGGGGTTCGTCGTCCAGAAAACCGATGGGTTGCAGGCCCGCCTCCGGGTGACGCTGCATTTCACGAACGAACATGCTGCCGGCCTCACCAGCCCCCACGACCAGCACACGGCGCAGGGGGCCGGCTTCGCGGCGCTGCGTGGTTTCGTGAAGCAGGCGCACCGTCAGCCGCACTCCACCCATCATCAGGAAAGCCAGGCCGCCGGCCAGCAGCGGGATACTGCGTGGAAAGTCCAGCCAGGGCCGCAGAATGAATCCGGCGGCAAACACGATCAGGGTCGTGAAAGCCACCATGCGGGCCAGCAGGTTCAGGTCGAGGACACCGACCCGGTTCCAGGCCTGGTGGTGCAGGGCGTACCTCAACTCCATGACCGCCATGACCAGGGCGCTTATCAGGAGGTATGCCCAGACACTTGGGGGGATGCCTTCTCCAAACAGGGTAGGGCGTCTGAAGGCATAGGCCAGGAAGCCCGCTGCCAGCCACACGCCCAGATCGATCAGAAATTTGGTGAGGGCCGTTGAAGGGGGCATGTTCACTCTTGCTGGGCCTGGCGCATCACGTCTTCAACGATGTCTGCCATGCGGCCTACGTCTTCCGGGGTGAGGGTAGGGTGAACGAGAAACATCAGGGACGTTTCGCCGAGTTCCTGGGCCACCGGCAACCGCTCCTGAGGCCCGTACCCTGCGTCCGTAAACGCCTTTTCTAGATAGATTTCAGAGCACGAGCCACTGAAGCAGGGCACCCCCCGGGACGTAATCTCGTTCATGATGCGGTCACGGTTCCAACCTTCGCGCAGTTGCTCGGGCTTCACGAACACGTAGTACTTGTAGTAGGCGTGGTCAATCTCTGACGGCGGCAGGGTCAACCGGAAAGCCGCCACTGCCCCGAAACGCTCGTTGAGCACAGCGGCGTTGGCCCTGCGCCGCGCTGCCCATTCCGGGAG
This genomic interval from Deinococcus fonticola contains the following:
- a CDS encoding PSP1 domain-containing protein; the encoded protein is MLSEQDYPVGTRVVVQGKRGPEVATVRGQASPPDPKGRYGALLRAASPEELNRWEDLHRQGEDLKWLLRARARERRLPVKLVAVEFTLDESLVTISYSADERIELGPLIAELREHTRARVNFAAIGPREQAQMLGTLGACGRENCSSTHLQDFAPVSIRMARDQQLPLNPEKLSGPCGRLLCCLQFEHTQYLELLKDLPRKNARVCHEGSGACGKVTKLHPLKGTVDIHTEQGPVYDLPASELKRATDTPASHPGKSRAESPSESER
- a CDS encoding PP2C family protein-serine/threonine phosphatase, with the protein product MQSPQMPLTSSGLLTDIGRQRIGGVNQDAGMALDLPRGGLYAVADGMGGHAAGELAANLALDTLTQNYLEGRGQPPERLAEAVQAANLAVIRHAVGESVGMGTTLLAILIDGGAALVAHVGDSRAYLLRDNELLRLTDDHSWVAEQVRLGFLTEEEAHEHQWKSVVNNALGGEERVRLELFGLPVKAGDRLLICSDGLSGVVAEPELLRFLSRRDAPETVTRLLVDAANDEGGPDNITAVIVDVMRTLPLPRYALPPRTPDGPEYVDVLLTARRGSSLVTYLILTLVYFTLLGMILIPEHRTLIGLLGLLLLAVIVFLQGRVQRGLVAARSTRPAVALKRVGTSLRSDPDPPERKLN
- a CDS encoding RidA family protein is translated as MKEIIQTDTAPAAIGPYSQAVKVGHLLITSGQIPLTPSGDLVAGGIAEQTGQVMRNLEALLAAAGSDLNRVVKTTVFLADMNEFAAMNAVYEQHFTAPYPARSTVQVARLPRDVRVEIEVIADLS
- a CDS encoding polysaccharide biosynthesis protein, with translation MPPSTALTKFLIDLGVWLAAGFLAYAFRRPTLFGEGIPPSVWAYLLISALVMAVMELRYALHHQAWNRVGVLDLNLLARMVAFTTLIVFAAGFILRPWLDFPRSIPLLAGGLAFLMMGGVRLTVRLLHETTQRREAGPLRRVLVVGAGEAGSMFVREMQRHPEAGLQPIGFLDDEPLKQRQRVVGLPVFGQVSDLLAVVQREQAEEVLIAVPSASGEFVRRVVDLSREAQVRYRIIPGVFEILSGDVNISQIREVNLEDLLRRPPVKLNTSEIASYLKGRVILVTGAGGSIGSEIVRQLVPFGPATLLLFGRGENSIFSIQQELVRHWPEIKHIGLIGDVRDLARLEAVFAEYRPEVVFHAAAHKHVPLMEQTPSEAILNNVVGTQNIVELSLKYGVTRLVNVSTDKAVNPTSVMGASKRVAEMVVAAGAARANVHQALVSVRFGNVLGSRGSVVPTFMEQIRMGGPITVTHPDMVRYFMTIPEAARLVLQAGGLAENGKVYLLNMGEPVKISDLAHDVIRLSGARNVDVVYSGIRPGEKLYEELLTSGEGTSATSHSEIFSANLQQVNPNILQHELTRLVEGARRNDSQTVRLLLADMIPENKFNTTG